One window from the genome of Pedobacter schmidteae encodes:
- a CDS encoding Rieske 2Fe-2S domain-containing protein, giving the protein MNNLKWHKIETEIPEAEFVKQIVVGGKKLCLVKHKDEFFVVQNHCPHAGGILSGGWCKNGYLICPIHRWEYNLHTGYGAEGQGDYIERYPVEIRSDGIYVGFKESWIKRLFGS; this is encoded by the coding sequence ATGAATAATTTGAAGTGGCATAAAATAGAAACAGAAATACCAGAAGCTGAATTTGTTAAACAAATTGTGGTGGGTGGTAAAAAGTTATGCCTGGTAAAACATAAAGATGAATTTTTTGTCGTGCAGAATCATTGTCCTCATGCTGGTGGCATTTTGAGCGGAGGCTGGTGCAAAAATGGCTATTTGATTTGTCCCATTCACCGTTGGGAATATAACTTGCATACCGGGTACGGTGCGGAGGGACAAGGGGATTATATCGAAAGATATCCCGTTGAAATCAGATCAGACGGGATATATGTAGGTTTTAAAGAAAGTTGGATCAAAAGGCTGTTTGGCAGCTAG
- a CDS encoding 7-carboxy-7-deazaguanine synthase QueE: MAHQIPEDGTLLPLMEEFYTIQGEGFNTGKAAYFIRLGGCDVGCHWCDVKESWDAELHPLTQADDIVTKADSFPGKAVVITGGEPLIYNLDYLTKSLRKKGILTFIETSGAYPLSGEWDWICLSPKKFKAPRPDITPFANELKVIVFNKSDFEWAEKYAETVSENCKLYLQPEWSKSKEITPLIIDYVMANPKWEISLQTHKFLNIP; this comes from the coding sequence ATGGCACATCAAATACCAGAAGACGGCACGTTACTTCCTTTAATGGAAGAATTTTATACCATACAGGGCGAGGGATTTAATACTGGAAAAGCAGCATACTTTATCCGCTTAGGTGGTTGTGATGTAGGATGTCACTGGTGCGACGTGAAGGAAAGCTGGGATGCAGAACTTCACCCGCTAACTCAGGCCGACGATATTGTAACCAAAGCGGACAGCTTTCCAGGCAAAGCAGTTGTGATTACAGGAGGCGAACCTTTAATATACAATCTCGATTACCTGACCAAATCGCTTCGTAAAAAAGGAATATTAACTTTTATTGAAACATCGGGTGCCTATCCGCTTTCAGGTGAATGGGATTGGATTTGTCTCTCACCTAAAAAATTCAAAGCGCCCAGACCCGACATTACTCCCTTTGCCAATGAGCTGAAAGTGATTGTGTTCAACAAAAGTGATTTCGAATGGGCAGAAAAGTATGCTGAAACTGTTTCCGAAAACTGTAAATTATATTTGCAACCCGAATGGTCAAAATCTAAGGAAATTACACCCTTGATTATCGATTATGTAATGGCCAATCCAAAATGGGAAATATCCTTGCAAACACATAAGTTTTTAAACATCCCTTAG
- a CDS encoding OmpA family protein produces MKKITLLLFFCIVIKSVSAQNTTIKKAQASFDKAQDYLKADNYDQASALLQETVKADPNFQFAYIQLADLQRRLKLFEKAKSSYQSAINLSGTLDPRVYYGFAEVEIYTGDYSNALKHINSFIEKYKGNDTDFLNKAKKYLKDCEFAIEALKHPVKYDPVNMGPEINSTYRDYFPSITADGSQLIFSRNIDGNEDFFISSRKDKKWTIPTPLSQKINTSNYNEGAQSITPDGMYLFFTGCNRPDGLGRCDIYLSHKNGTEWGEPFNLGAPINSPYWESQPAISPDGSTLYFVSNRPGGLGGYDIWKSSLKADGYWTTPENLGPNINTPYDEHTPFIHPDGKTLYFSSNGWPGMGNKDIFLSRANENGTWSRPENIGYPINTFNEETGLIVTPDGNYGLFSSTLEGGYGDMDIYQFKMPVDKKPLPITYVKGIVTDKESNAFLEARVQVVNLASKKIAYNDFTSSTTGDFLAVMPIGSNYAFNVSADGYLFYSENYRLDSAYVNTPFFITVSLDKLNTGKNMILKNIFFDTNEYNLLPASLTELNTLKELLNNNSGLHIEIQGHTDNTGSKLQNEKLSLLRAKAVYDQLIALHIAAERLTFKGYGETRPVASNDTETNRKQNRRTSFVITKI; encoded by the coding sequence ATGAAGAAAATTACGCTTTTACTTTTCTTTTGTATTGTCATTAAAAGTGTCAGCGCACAAAATACCACTATAAAAAAAGCGCAAGCTAGTTTTGATAAAGCTCAGGATTACCTCAAAGCCGACAATTATGATCAGGCTTCGGCCCTATTGCAGGAGACCGTTAAAGCTGACCCCAATTTTCAGTTTGCTTATATACAACTTGCAGATTTACAAAGACGGCTAAAACTATTTGAAAAAGCTAAATCAAGTTACCAAAGTGCGATCAATTTAAGCGGAACACTTGACCCGAGAGTTTATTACGGTTTTGCCGAAGTTGAAATATATACAGGCGATTACAGCAATGCCTTAAAACATATAAATTCCTTTATTGAAAAATATAAAGGGAATGACACCGATTTTTTAAATAAAGCAAAAAAGTATCTGAAGGATTGTGAATTTGCCATTGAAGCATTAAAACACCCGGTAAAGTATGATCCTGTAAATATGGGACCCGAAATAAATTCGACCTATCGTGATTACTTCCCTTCTATAACTGCCGATGGGAGTCAGCTTATTTTTAGCAGAAATATTGATGGCAACGAAGATTTTTTCATCTCAAGCCGAAAAGATAAGAAATGGACAATCCCTACTCCACTAAGCCAAAAAATCAACACCTCCAACTATAATGAGGGAGCACAGTCTATCACGCCCGATGGAATGTATCTTTTTTTTACCGGCTGCAACCGCCCTGACGGGCTTGGAAGATGCGACATCTATTTAAGTCATAAAAATGGCACGGAATGGGGCGAGCCTTTTAATCTTGGTGCCCCAATTAACTCGCCATATTGGGAATCTCAACCCGCCATCAGTCCCGATGGAAGTACATTGTATTTCGTGAGTAACAGACCCGGAGGCCTGGGAGGCTATGACATTTGGAAAAGTTCGTTAAAAGCAGACGGATATTGGACTACCCCGGAAAACCTTGGGCCTAATATTAACACCCCATATGACGAGCATACTCCGTTTATACACCCCGATGGCAAAACCCTGTACTTTTCATCAAATGGCTGGCCCGGGATGGGCAATAAGGATATATTCCTAAGTCGCGCCAACGAAAACGGAACATGGTCCCGCCCCGAGAACATCGGCTATCCCATCAATACGTTTAACGAAGAAACGGGTTTAATCGTAACCCCTGACGGTAACTACGGACTCTTCTCATCAACCTTGGAAGGTGGGTATGGTGATATGGATATTTACCAGTTTAAAATGCCTGTAGATAAAAAGCCACTCCCTATTACTTATGTAAAAGGAATAGTTACCGATAAAGAAAGTAATGCTTTTTTAGAAGCCAGAGTTCAGGTAGTCAATTTAGCGTCTAAAAAAATAGCCTATAATGATTTCACATCTTCAACCACAGGCGATTTTCTGGCTGTAATGCCAATTGGTAGTAACTATGCCTTTAATGTAAGTGCCGATGGCTATCTCTTCTATTCAGAAAACTATCGACTGGACAGTGCTTACGTTAATACTCCTTTTTTCATAACTGTAAGCTTGGACAAACTGAATACCGGTAAAAATATGATCTTGAAGAATATTTTTTTCGATACCAACGAATATAATCTTCTGCCTGCTTCTTTGACAGAATTAAATACACTTAAAGAGCTACTCAATAACAACAGCGGGCTACATATAGAAATACAAGGTCATACAGACAATACTGGCAGTAAACTTCAAAATGAAAAATTATCACTTCTACGTGCGAAGGCAGTTTATGATCAACTGATAGCCCTTCACATTGCTGCCGAAAGACTAACCTTTAAAGGATATGGAGAAACCAGGCCTGTAGCATCAAATGACACAGAAACCAACCGAAAACAAAATAGGAGAACCTCTTTCGTGATTACCAAAATCTAA
- the kdsA gene encoding 3-deoxy-8-phosphooctulonate synthase — protein sequence MLNYLEKLKYTDSDNFFLMAGPCAIEGEEIAFRIAERLVTITDKLEIPFIFKGSYRKANRSKGGSFTGIGDEKALRILEKIGQTFHVPTVTDIHESAEAAIAAAYVDVLQIPAFLCRQTDLLIAAAKTNKVVNVKKGQFLSAGSMKFAVEKIVESGNNKVILTDRGNTFGYQDLIVDYRGLPEMKSFGVPVVMDCTHSLQQPNQSSGVTGGKPELIETIAKAAIAVGADGLFIETHPDPANAKSDGANMLHLDLIEELLTKLIRVRKAVI from the coding sequence ATGTTAAACTATTTAGAAAAATTAAAATATACTGATTCTGATAATTTCTTTTTAATGGCTGGGCCATGCGCTATTGAAGGAGAAGAAATTGCGTTTAGAATTGCAGAACGCCTGGTAACGATAACTGATAAGCTTGAAATACCTTTTATTTTTAAAGGCTCTTACCGTAAAGCAAACCGGTCTAAAGGTGGATCTTTTACCGGTATAGGAGATGAGAAGGCACTTAGGATATTAGAAAAGATCGGCCAGACTTTTCATGTGCCAACCGTTACCGATATTCATGAAAGTGCTGAAGCTGCTATAGCTGCAGCGTATGTCGATGTACTACAGATTCCGGCCTTTCTTTGCCGTCAAACCGATTTATTGATTGCAGCTGCCAAAACCAATAAGGTAGTGAATGTAAAAAAAGGACAGTTCCTCTCTGCTGGATCAATGAAATTTGCAGTAGAAAAGATCGTTGAGTCGGGTAATAACAAGGTTATCCTTACCGATAGGGGCAATACTTTTGGTTACCAGGATCTGATTGTTGATTACCGTGGATTACCAGAAATGAAAAGTTTCGGTGTTCCGGTTGTGATGGACTGTACGCATTCGTTGCAGCAACCTAATCAGAGTTCGGGAGTTACCGGAGGCAAACCAGAATTGATTGAAACCATTGCAAAAGCGGCGATTGCAGTAGGAGCAGATGGTTTATTTATTGAGACCCACCCTGATCCGGCGAATGCAAAATCTGATGGTGCTAATATGCTGCATCTGGATTTAATAGAAGAACTATTAACTAAATTAATAAGAGTGAGAAAAGCGGTGATTTAA
- the recQ gene encoding DNA helicase RecQ, translated as MDVKKSLFDNLQTFFGFDNFKGDQESIITNVLEKKNTFVIMPTGGGKSICYQLPALMNEGTAIVISPLIALMKNQVDQLRAFGGSDSIAHFLNSSLNKTEITQVKSDLLNGQTKLLYVAPESLSKQDNIDFLKLIKISFVAVDEAHCISEWGHDFRPEYRKIRQVISGLGEGIPIIALTATATPKVQQDIIKNLGMSDATLFKSSFNRPNLFYEIRPKRDVLKEMIRYIKYNTGKSGIIYCLSRKKVEEVAESLNLNGIKALPYHAGLEPKVRAETQDKFLMEDVEVIVATIAFGMGIDKPDVRFVIHHDIPKSMEGYYQETGRAGRDGGEGVCIAFYAQKDVDKLAKFMKDKPVSEREIGTQILKEVIDYAESGVCRRKQILHYFGENFNETGCNCMCDNCKKPKKLFEAEESLTVLLKLIQKIGEKFDDSHILNVIMGSETAQTIAYEHSKLPEFGVGVVEGENHWKSLVRQAVLNNFLSKDIDNYGLLGLTNSGRDFIENPYSLKFILNEPIESGADDDDDDVKQGTGTLDTQLLQLLKDLRKKIAKQKNVPPFVVFQDPSLEEMCTHYPIAMDELKQISGVGNGKALKFGAPFLELIKKYVEDNDIERPIDLIIKTQANKSQLKVSIIQNIDRKIGLEDIARAKGITYDDILKEIEAIVNSGTKLNLNYFVDEVIDEDRQDEVFDYFQSAENDSIEDALKELGETDYSREEIQLMRIKFMSELGN; from the coding sequence ATGGATGTGAAAAAGTCGTTGTTTGACAACTTACAAACCTTTTTTGGTTTTGATAATTTTAAAGGTGATCAGGAGTCAATAATCACCAACGTTCTTGAGAAGAAGAACACTTTTGTGATCATGCCTACAGGCGGGGGGAAATCCATATGTTATCAGTTGCCAGCATTGATGAATGAAGGCACTGCAATTGTTATTTCTCCTTTAATTGCGTTGATGAAAAATCAGGTAGATCAGTTGAGAGCTTTCGGGGGAAGTGATAGTATTGCACATTTTTTAAATTCGTCTTTAAACAAGACAGAAATTACCCAGGTAAAAAGTGATTTATTGAACGGACAGACCAAACTACTTTATGTAGCTCCCGAGTCGCTTTCCAAGCAAGATAATATTGATTTTTTAAAATTGATTAAAATATCTTTCGTAGCGGTAGATGAGGCTCATTGTATTTCGGAATGGGGGCATGATTTCAGACCTGAATACCGTAAAATCAGACAGGTAATTAGCGGTTTAGGTGAGGGTATTCCTATTATTGCACTTACTGCAACCGCAACACCGAAGGTTCAACAGGATATAATTAAAAACCTGGGCATGAGTGATGCGACCTTGTTTAAGTCGTCTTTTAACAGGCCAAACCTGTTTTACGAGATCAGACCCAAGCGTGATGTATTGAAAGAGATGATCAGATATATCAAATACAATACAGGTAAATCTGGAATTATTTATTGTCTGAGCCGGAAAAAGGTTGAAGAGGTTGCAGAATCCTTAAACCTGAATGGAATAAAAGCCTTGCCTTATCATGCAGGACTTGAGCCAAAAGTTAGAGCAGAAACTCAGGACAAGTTCCTGATGGAAGATGTGGAGGTTATTGTAGCAACTATTGCCTTTGGAATGGGGATTGATAAACCTGATGTTCGTTTTGTGATTCACCATGATATTCCGAAGAGTATGGAAGGTTATTATCAGGAGACAGGAAGAGCAGGGAGAGACGGAGGTGAAGGTGTTTGTATTGCCTTTTATGCACAAAAGGATGTAGATAAGCTGGCTAAGTTTATGAAAGATAAACCTGTTTCTGAAAGAGAAATAGGTACCCAGATACTGAAAGAAGTAATTGATTATGCTGAATCTGGTGTTTGCAGAAGAAAGCAGATTCTTCATTACTTTGGCGAGAATTTTAATGAGACCGGTTGTAATTGCATGTGTGACAACTGTAAAAAGCCAAAAAAACTATTTGAAGCAGAAGAGTCATTAACCGTTCTTTTAAAACTGATTCAGAAAATAGGTGAGAAGTTTGACGATTCTCATATCCTGAATGTGATTATGGGATCTGAAACAGCCCAGACTATCGCTTATGAGCATAGTAAATTGCCTGAGTTTGGTGTAGGGGTTGTTGAGGGTGAGAATCACTGGAAATCATTAGTAAGGCAGGCCGTATTGAATAATTTTCTTTCGAAAGATATAGACAATTACGGTTTACTCGGTTTAACAAATTCCGGGCGTGATTTTATTGAAAATCCATATAGTCTGAAATTTATATTAAATGAACCAATTGAGAGTGGGGCAGATGATGATGACGATGATGTAAAACAGGGGACAGGAACACTGGATACACAGCTTTTACAATTGTTAAAAGATCTGCGTAAGAAGATAGCCAAGCAAAAAAATGTACCGCCATTTGTTGTCTTTCAGGATCCGTCATTAGAAGAAATGTGTACGCATTACCCTATCGCTATGGATGAATTGAAACAAATATCAGGTGTTGGTAATGGCAAAGCATTAAAGTTTGGTGCTCCTTTTCTGGAGTTAATCAAAAAATACGTTGAGGATAATGATATTGAACGTCCGATAGATTTGATCATTAAAACTCAGGCCAACAAATCGCAGTTAAAAGTTTCCATTATCCAAAACATAGATAGAAAAATAGGATTGGAAGATATTGCGCGGGCTAAGGGAATTACCTACGATGACATTTTAAAAGAAATTGAAGCAATTGTAAATTCCGGAACAAAACTTAATCTGAACTATTTTGTAGACGAGGTAATTGATGAAGACAGGCAGGATGAAGTGTTCGACTATTTCCAATCGGCCGAAAATGACTCAATTGAAGATGCCTTGAAAGAACTGGGAGAAACGGATTATTCTCGTGAAGAAATACAGCTGATGCGGATAAAATTTATGTCCGAATTGGGAAATTAA
- a CDS encoding SIS domain-containing protein — MKSKKSIIEAGVSTLQLEAQAILDLIKNINDDFVKAVNLIIKSEGRVIVTGIGKSAIIAQKIVATFNSTGTPSIFMHAADAVHGDLGMIQKNDIVICISKSGNTPEIKILAPLLKQSGNLMIGMIGQLNSELAKQADLILNTTVEKEACPHNLAPTTSTTAQLAMGDALAICLLHARNFNEQDFAKYHPGGSLGKKLYLKTGDLALKNQKPSISADASVKDVIIEISQNRLGAVVVVRENAILGIITDGDIRRMLEKHSDLTNIKASDLMNPNPKKIEKDLLALHALEIIKENNITQLLVTDAGSYFGIVHLHDLLQEGII, encoded by the coding sequence TTGAAAAGTAAAAAATCTATTATCGAAGCAGGGGTCAGCACTTTACAGTTAGAAGCTCAGGCTATTTTAGACCTGATAAAAAACATAAATGATGATTTTGTGAAAGCCGTTAACCTGATCATCAAAAGTGAAGGCAGGGTAATTGTAACAGGAATCGGCAAAAGTGCTATAATAGCACAAAAAATTGTGGCAACCTTTAACTCTACCGGTACTCCCTCTATATTTATGCATGCTGCTGATGCTGTCCATGGCGATCTGGGCATGATCCAAAAAAACGATATTGTCATTTGTATTTCCAAAAGTGGAAATACCCCTGAAATAAAAATACTAGCGCCATTATTAAAACAGTCAGGAAACCTTATGATTGGAATGATAGGGCAGCTAAATTCGGAACTTGCCAAACAAGCTGATCTTATTTTAAACACTACCGTTGAAAAAGAGGCATGTCCGCATAATCTCGCCCCTACGACAAGTACAACAGCACAACTAGCTATGGGTGATGCGCTTGCCATTTGTTTATTACATGCGCGAAATTTTAATGAACAGGATTTTGCCAAATACCATCCCGGTGGATCTCTTGGAAAGAAATTATATTTGAAAACAGGAGATCTTGCCTTAAAAAATCAGAAACCTAGCATTAGTGCCGATGCATCTGTAAAAGACGTCATTATTGAAATTAGTCAAAACCGTTTGGGTGCAGTAGTTGTTGTTCGGGAGAATGCAATTTTAGGTATCATTACGGATGGAGACATTCGAAGAATGCTCGAAAAACATTCTGATTTAACCAATATTAAAGCAAGCGACCTGATGAACCCTAATCCCAAAAAGATTGAAAAGGATCTTTTAGCACTACATGCGCTCGAAATTATCAAAGAGAATAATATTACTCAATTGTTGGTTACTGATGCCGGAAGTTATTTTGGTATCGTACATTTGCACGACCTTCTTCAGGAGGGTATAATTTAA
- a CDS encoding mannose-1-phosphate guanylyltransferase — protein MNKNNYALIMAGGVGSRFWPVSRTEFPKQFIDFFGVGKTLIQSTYDRFLKICPPENIFVVTNEIYTTIIKEQLPDLHENQILAEPIMRNTAPCISYGSMKIASLNPNATIVVAPSDHTITNQTAFVAAIEQSLQAAAENNCLITLGIKPSRPDTGYGYIQYIENTLKTDNQIHKVKIFTEKPNIDLAKSFVQSGDFLWNAGIFIWSAKAINEAFSKHLPDMHEIFLQGRSLYNTENEKDFISDAYQQCTNISIDFAIMEKADNVYVLPADFGWSDLGTWASIYDIAAHDYVGNAVIPAEKVMMFNSSNCMVNVPKEKLVILQGLHDYIVVESNNTLLICPRAEEQTIKQVVADVKNKFGTKYI, from the coding sequence ATGAATAAGAATAACTATGCATTGATCATGGCTGGTGGAGTTGGCAGCCGTTTCTGGCCTGTAAGCAGAACTGAATTTCCAAAGCAATTCATTGATTTCTTTGGCGTTGGAAAAACCCTGATTCAGAGCACTTATGACCGTTTTTTAAAAATCTGCCCGCCCGAAAATATTTTCGTGGTAACCAACGAGATTTATACGACAATTATCAAAGAGCAGCTACCGGACCTTCATGAAAACCAAATTCTGGCCGAGCCAATTATGCGCAATACTGCACCATGCATATCCTATGGCTCGATGAAAATTGCCAGTCTGAACCCAAACGCAACCATTGTTGTTGCCCCGTCAGACCATACCATCACCAATCAAACTGCATTTGTAGCTGCTATAGAGCAGTCGTTACAAGCTGCAGCAGAAAACAACTGTTTGATTACACTCGGTATTAAACCAAGTCGCCCCGATACGGGCTATGGATATATTCAGTACATCGAAAATACCTTAAAAACAGACAACCAGATTCATAAAGTAAAAATCTTTACCGAGAAGCCGAACATCGACCTAGCCAAGTCATTTGTGCAGAGCGGCGACTTTTTATGGAACGCAGGGATATTTATCTGGTCGGCTAAAGCGATCAATGAGGCTTTTTCCAAACATCTTCCTGATATGCATGAGATATTCTTGCAGGGAAGATCGCTGTACAATACTGAAAATGAAAAAGATTTTATCAGTGATGCCTATCAACAGTGCACCAATATATCAATAGACTTTGCAATCATGGAAAAAGCAGACAATGTCTATGTATTGCCTGCTGATTTTGGTTGGTCTGATTTGGGTACCTGGGCCTCTATATACGATATTGCAGCACATGACTATGTAGGAAACGCAGTTATACCAGCAGAAAAAGTGATGATGTTCAACTCATCGAACTGCATGGTAAATGTACCAAAAGAAAAGCTGGTGATTTTACAAGGACTACACGACTACATTGTTGTTGAGTCAAATAATACCCTACTCATTTGTCCGCGTGCCGAAGAGCAAACCATTAAGCAGGTGGTTGCCGACGTAAAAAACAAATTCGGCACTAAATATATCTGA
- a CDS encoding Hsp70 family protein, which produces MSRFLYGIDFGTTNSALSIYDEEKKEITDTIIVPSILYFQSEQSASEPLKYVVGEAAIAAYISDGMKGRFMKSIKRILPRSSFIETKIHHKRFNAADLVTLILKELKTRADQITGMDCRKAIIGRPVFFDDDNTAKDVLAQKRLSKAAENAGFEEVRFQFEPIGAAFAYEHTISKKEKVLVADLGGGTTDFTYLELDPAKVGQKDRRKDIIATGGIYIGGDSFDSAFMWEKGTPYFGKHTMYEAAPGKMLKVPVSLFANICSWEQMNFFNGLKVKNDIQTYYHYAKQDKTFKNLITLTDNNLGYSVFQAIEKTKIELSGQPSSKFSYSNLEIEINEDISIEQYNQVIEKDLRKIDQYLESFLFQH; this is translated from the coding sequence ATGAGCCGTTTTTTATATGGAATTGACTTCGGAACAACCAATTCTGCCCTATCTATCTATGACGAAGAAAAAAAGGAAATCACAGATACGATTATTGTTCCTTCCATTTTATACTTTCAAAGCGAGCAAAGTGCATCAGAACCGTTAAAATATGTGGTAGGAGAAGCGGCCATTGCGGCTTATATCAGCGATGGAATGAAAGGACGATTCATGAAATCCATTAAACGTATCCTGCCGAGAAGCAGCTTTATTGAAACAAAAATTCACCATAAGAGGTTCAATGCAGCAGATTTAGTTACGCTAATATTAAAAGAATTGAAAACCAGGGCCGACCAGATTACCGGAATGGACTGCCGGAAAGCAATAATAGGTCGCCCCGTTTTTTTTGATGACGACAATACAGCAAAAGATGTGCTGGCGCAAAAAAGGCTGAGCAAAGCTGCCGAAAATGCAGGTTTTGAGGAAGTACGATTTCAATTTGAGCCCATAGGAGCCGCTTTTGCTTACGAACACACCATTAGTAAAAAGGAAAAAGTATTGGTAGCAGATTTGGGTGGTGGAACAACAGACTTTACCTATCTGGAGTTAGATCCTGCAAAGGTTGGACAGAAAGACCGAAGAAAAGACATTATTGCAACCGGGGGGATATACATTGGCGGCGACAGCTTCGACTCGGCCTTTATGTGGGAAAAAGGTACCCCTTATTTTGGAAAACATACCATGTACGAAGCCGCGCCCGGAAAGATGTTAAAAGTGCCTGTTTCCTTATTTGCCAATATCTGCTCCTGGGAACAGATGAATTTCTTTAACGGTTTAAAAGTAAAAAATGACATCCAAACCTATTACCACTACGCAAAACAGGATAAAACATTTAAAAATCTAATTACCCTGACAGACAACAACCTTGGATATTCGGTGTTTCAGGCTATCGAAAAAACAAAAATAGAACTATCCGGACAACCTTCATCCAAATTCAGTTATTCCAACCTGGAAATAGAAATCAACGAAGACATCTCTATCGAACAGTACAATCAGGTAATAGAAAAAGACCTCCGTAAAATAGACCAATATCTCGAAAGCTTCCTGTTTCAACACTAG
- the rlmB gene encoding 23S rRNA (guanosine(2251)-2'-O)-methyltransferase RlmB, with the protein MENTRRASRPKENNEFVFGIRAVIEAIKAGKDVESIYVQRGLTGGIILELKALLKGTDIPVHNVPVEKLNRMTKKNHQGVIAVISAIAFQKIEDIIPLIYEKGETPLVLILDGVTDVRNMGAIARTAACAGVHALIVPSKNSAQINADAIKTSAGALFSIPVCRHQSLHKVALYLQECGLQVVACTEKTNDLIYAPDYTAPTAIVMGSEDEGISNEIMRMANHLAKIPMIGEISSLNVSVSAGVILYEAIRQRQ; encoded by the coding sequence ATGGAAAATACGCGGCGAGCTTCAAGACCTAAAGAAAATAATGAATTTGTGTTTGGTATACGTGCTGTAATAGAGGCTATTAAAGCTGGTAAAGATGTAGAAAGCATTTATGTACAGCGTGGACTTACCGGTGGAATCATTTTAGAGCTAAAGGCCTTGTTAAAAGGTACTGACATTCCGGTACATAATGTGCCGGTTGAAAAGCTGAACCGTATGACTAAAAAGAATCATCAGGGAGTTATTGCGGTGATTTCTGCTATTGCTTTTCAAAAAATTGAGGACATTATTCCATTGATTTATGAAAAAGGTGAAACTCCATTGGTGCTGATACTTGATGGGGTTACTGACGTTAGGAACATGGGGGCAATAGCACGTACAGCTGCTTGCGCAGGAGTACATGCGCTGATTGTACCTTCAAAAAATTCTGCACAAATCAATGCAGATGCGATAAAAACTTCGGCTGGAGCATTGTTTAGTATTCCGGTATGCAGACACCAAAGTTTGCATAAAGTAGCCTTGTATTTACAGGAATGTGGCCTGCAGGTGGTTGCCTGTACAGAAAAAACAAACGATTTGATTTATGCGCCTGATTATACAGCGCCTACGGCAATAGTAATGGGGTCGGAAGATGAGGGGATTTCTAACGAGATTATGCGTATGGCCAATCATCTGGCTAAAATACCGATGATTGGAGAGATCAGCTCACTCAATGTATCCGTATCTGCGGGTGTTATTTTATATGAAGCCATCAGACAGCGTCAATAG